ATGTGATCTGTATTACGGATATGTCGTCCGCGCCGTTGCTTTCAGCTGTAATCTGACGGGCGATCCGCCAGCTTTATGTAGCTGTAGCACCCCTCCATTCAAAAGTTTGAGAACAGATTGATACCGTTAGTGGCAAGGCATTGGGGCAGGCAAGTAGCTAGGCAGGACCGAAGGCTGTGGATGGTGGAGAGTGGATTTTGAGTTGTTTTGCTCCCAACAGATTGCCTGCTTATATTGCACTTGCACCTCCTGAGTAAGCAAATAACAGTGAAACAGCACACCAATGGTGGTGTTACTGATGGAATATGTACTGTACGTCCTGGTTGGGGCGGTTTTACTGGGTCATAGCGAGATTCTAGCGGGTCATAGACAAAGATTATTGCTCTTGGTAGAAAGCTAGGCTTAATGTATGAAGCACTTGCACGTTACCAGATCTGAATGCATGTGGTGTGGACGGTCAGATTGGTCGGCGACGTAGTATAAACATGGAAGCTTCTCTCCTTGCCTGACCTGGATTTGTAGAGCATACTGATACGCGCTTCTTCAGCTCCGACAATGATAATCTAACACTGTGAGGAGCTGCAACTTGCTACTAGCGAGTGCCAGCAGCGCACATGTTTATATTCATCGTCGGTGTCCTCCTTATCTGTTAAAACGAAACACATGAAAATTTCTCCCCCAAGCACTGACGCACATTCCCACCCCCGGGTTTCCTCGTTTCCGCGCCTTTTCCTTCGCTAGTCGTCCTGCACCTTCTCGTTTCACGGAAGCAAAGCAAGCATACTTTAATTTTTGGTCAATGCAATGCAAGGCCGGTCTCTATCCCCGCCCCCACGCAACACTGCAATGAAGAAAAATCATAATGGGACATAAACAATGCAGATTAGGCGATCATCGCCGATGACAGGTAAGCCTTAACCGCACCACATGCCCATATTCAATATGCACATGCATATCTGTGAATATGCTTTCTTTGCCTTTGAGTTTGAGGGTCACCGTTCTCACGATTGGAAGGAAATGACAGCTGCGCTCATGGGTCTAGACATCTGGCTCGCCACCAAACCCACGAGACCCCGCCACGACCGGCCAGCGCCGAGATGGTTCGCTGACGAGGCGCGTCGTCGGACGCGACGCTGACTCAGCCCGCCGTGGGCGCCATGAGAAAAACAGAGGTAAAGCTAGCGTGGAGAGGAAAAATGGGACAACACATGCATTGAGACTGACCTAACGTGTAGGTGTAGTGACGGTGCCTTCCATCCCATGCACGCGCGAACCATCTTTACTTCTTCTTCTCGGCCCCGCTGCCCAAATTTTATCCAGTCCTGCTGccacgccatcgccgtcgccgaaTCAGCTCGCAGGGGAGTGCGGGAACGTGCGGTGTACATACTCGTGGCACCATGGCATTGCATCTGCTCAAAGCTTTCCCGACTTTTGAAGTTTGAACACACTACACTGCAAACCCATTGAACTAATCCTTAGAAAGTGATAGTAATTCGGTTGCGTTGCATGCTTTGCAGAAACAGGGATTGATCAACGACTCACCGCCCGGCGACAGAGTTACGGAGGCCTGATTTTTCTACACCCACCCCCAAGTGCGTGCATGTGACAGCCGGTTGGGCGAAGGCATCCTCGACCGATCATGGTCCATGCATGTGTGGGTGACTAGATGTCACTCGTGACACGCACGAAAGTTTTGCAGTGGACCCTTGCACATGCAGCACAACCATAGGAGGGGTCCAGCTCCACATAGGAAGAAGCACTTATTTTATCCAGGATCCTGGTGGGCGCGGGTGACTGTTATATTCAAAAGCTAATTGGATAAACATCCAGCTTTTGGTTAAGTTTTTACAGGTTCCAATCCAGAGCTTATAAAAGGCGCCCCCTCCTTCCCATTCAGAGCACGAAGCTCCAGCACCCAACCCACATACGCACCACTCACCTCACCAGCAACCTCACACAGAGGCCGGAAACTCAGGAGCAAAGTCTTCGCCTCCTCTTTCGGGAAAAACAAGTCTTCGGTTCTTCGTTCAAACAGCAAATGGACAAGGCAGGACACGAGCATGTGATCGGCATCCCGGTGAGCAGCACTGCCATCGGCATCGAGGAGCCGGAGTTCACGAACGGTGATGCGAAGTATTCGACGAGCGCGCGTACCGGCGGGAAGTCGGGCCGCAGGACCGGGGACAAGTTTGCTCGGGGCATCAAAGAACATGGTAAGTCCTCCATCAGTCCTTCTCCAGTCCGTCTGAATAAATCTTTGTAGTCTTTCGTGTTCATAGTTCTGGTTGTGAATTAGACACTGAACATAGATTATGTCCTTCTGCAGTGAGTCTCGGCCCAAAACTGTACGAGACCGTGAGGGGCAAGCTGTCGCTGGGCGCGAGAATCCTCCAGGCCGGCGGAGTGGAGAAGGTCTTCCGGCGGTGGTTCGCCGTGGAGAAGGGTGAGAAGCTCCTGAATGCCTCGCAGTGCTACCTGTCTACCACCGCCGGCCCGATCGCCGGGATGCTCTTCGTATCCACGGAGAAGGTGGCCTTCCGCAGCGACCGGTCGCTGGCGTTGACCACGCCCAAGGGCGACACGGTGCGGGTGCCGTACAAGGTGGTCGTCCCGCTGAGGAGGGTGAAGGCGGCCAATCCGAGCGAGAACCAGCACCGGCCGGAGCAGAAGTACGTCCAGCTGGTGACCGACGACGGCTTCGAGTTCTGGTTCATGGGCTTCGTCAGCTACCAGGCGTCCCTGCAGCACCTCGAGCAGGCCATCGGTGCGGCAGGGGGTGGGATGAAGGTGCAGTCGTCGCGGGGCGCGGGCACCGGGAGCGGGCGGCGCCTGCGGCCAACCGCGGCGTGAAAGCTACGCGAGCGCACGGCGACGCCGATCACTGTCTGACTTACAACACGAGCTGCATCGTGATTTGGGACACCTCGTCGGCCTCAGCGACTAGGCGCAGCGCAACATCGCCGCCGGGAGCTCAGCAAGGTGTGAGGACTGGCGCTCGCCCGAGCCGACGCCGCACGAGGCCGTGGTTGTCGAGCTGGTGGCCTACGCGACCTCCCTATACGTGAGCATGGCCGAGGGGAACGACGAACCGCGCGAGCATGCATGGGCATGGCCGTGAGGACGCCCCTAGCAGGGCCACGAGCCTTGTAGCGGGGGCCCTCTAATGGCGTGTCAATGGACGTCATAGATTTGAGGGCCGCGGAGTGTACGAGCTGTGGCGGAGGCGCGGGTGACAGTGATGATAATGCTCAAGGAAATGGCACACTGAAGGGTGTGTTCTGTTCGGAAACAAATTGGAATGGAATGACACTCTAAGGTGTCGGTTCCGTTGACATGTTTGGTTGGGGATATGGAATTAAATGATTTTGAGAAATAGAGTGGAGAGAATTTAGTTCAACTCACCTCTTGTATAGAAATGGTGAGGTTGCCTCTCATATGCATACATACAATATGAACAAAGTACAAAATCTTTGTATTTCTATAAACATATTATCAAAATTTGCAGTAGTGTTGACCTTGATTATACTTTGACATCAAACATGGCATACTTTTCAATCGAATATTTACATTGAAATGTTTCCTATGGAATATTTTGCTCAAAGTATTTTGAATATTTACATTAAATTGGATTTCAATCAAGAAAATTACTCATAGGTGAAGCAAGTAAATAgtgcaaaaaaatattttgaatacTTACATTAAATTGGTCCTCATACAATACTAGTAAAACGACCGTGCAGTGCTACGACTATAATGCATATATAAATGTAGCAAACAAATAATTAAGGTCGTCTTCAAGGTTGATGCTCATTCCTCCCGCATACGTCCGGGCGTGTTCGGATATCAAACAGGCGCCCAGTAAACTCCCCAAAATTCAAATGTCTGgacacacactactagggaaaagcctagatcagtagtagtagtagtagcgtggggttgGTAGCTCACGCCAGTgttatttagcagtagcgtgtcccAAAAGAACGCGCTGCAGgtaaactttagcagtagcgcggtctttgctaacccgcgctactgctaagtggtccCCATCGTACACCCCGAGGCTAACCGTAGTAGCAGCGTTGGACATAAAACCCATGCTACGACTAACATAATAGGAGTAGCGCGGGCTAATAAACATGTGCTGCTACTGTATATACAAGGGGCCAGCAGATAGGCCCCACTTGTCAGCAGCGCGGCCTGTCGCGCAGCACTGCAGGTATCTGGCATAGAAGTAGCACGGACTTCATGGCCCGCGGTACTACTAAGCTCCTCTTATCTTCTCCCCCGATCGTCCATTTCCTCACTCTCACTCTTTACTCTTCCGACTGAGCCCCGTCGCTGTCGCCCACACTGACGTCACTGACctcgcgtcgtcgtcgtcttcctcctgaGCCCCGATGGCCCTGCCTTGTCGCTGCTTCTTCGCTAGTCCATCCCGCCCGATCCCCGGCGCCCCTGCTCTTCCTCCCGAGCTCCACCTCGAAGGTATTCTTCTCCCACCCTCGTCCCTCCTCATCTCCTCTTCCTCGTGATCCGGCCCAAGCCCCGGCGCCCCTACTCTTCCTCCCGAGCACGGATGGCGAACCCTAGGTTGATTGGGACGAACCCTATGTCCATTGTGATTTGAAACAAATCCCCAATTTCAATGCACCAGAGGGTTGAATTAGAGAAAGTTTGTATGAGATGTTTTCTAGGGCACATCCCCACGGTCATTTCGAGTGGTCATTCACCCATTTTGGAAGAGCCATTTGGTCACGGCAATAAAAACAAGAATTTGTCCTGATATTTGAAAAACAGAGTACTTTTTGATTTTCAGCTACTTATTTTGATGCTTTTTGGTGTTggtaaaataattaaaaaaattaatacaAATACTTGGGAGATCCTAGTTCCCATAAGCTTAGTTTGATCAATTTCCTCAGTTCTCTTGCAATGAAATTCGTAAGTGGGGTAATCAGTATGATGCAGATGTTGGCACTTTGTACTATTTCCGTGTTGATACTTTGTACTAATGCACACGATCTTGAGGTTATAGATCATTTCAGTGTTGATACTTTGTACTATTTGAACATGCATGTGTATGGACATGTTAATCTTGAGTTGTTGTGTATGTGGTGGCAAAGATGGCCACATTTGTCTCTTTCTATTGGATGGAAACTCCAAGTGGCCTATTTTTgacggaatgttgattcatttccattttaGAAAATTCCATGCGCTCGATATTACCtgttttttagcaaaggtcatgccagaaaattacgtgaattttggcatgacttgtgctagaaattAGGACATTTCGAGTGCCCATGATTTGCCGAAACGGGAATTAGttgacattccggcaaaacatatgcATGTCATTACTCAATATATGTAACGTTAATTGACTGATGCTTAGGATTGACTTTCAGTCTGTTGGGGCTCCTTGTGTGACTTTCAGTCTGTTCTTAAAGGAAggatcccgactgttgtcgtgggggtcgtttcctcctcttcttctcgtgATATACCTTGGTAATGCACGAGAAAAGGGGGAAGCGACCATCATCGATGGTCGAAATATCAGTGAGAGAGTGTCCACACAATATACCACCATAAACGGTCGAAAtatcagagaggaagaatcccgactattgtcatggAGGTcgcttcctcctcttctccttgtgATAGACCTTGGTAATGCAAGAGGGGAGGGGGGatgcgaccatcaccgacggtcgacaTATCAGTGTGGGAGTGTCTACCATATACACCACAATATATGGTCGAAATATCACAGAGGAAGAATCCCAACCGTTGTCGTGggggttgctttctccttcttttccattatttcctttcttgcAAAGATACACAAAAGATAATGGACGAGACCTACTACAGTTATGGCTCAGAGCTAACTTGGGAGGAGAAGAATTATGTTTCTGAAATTCAAGATGATTTATGGAGCTTGCCAAAATTATAGtggatacgtgccactagtccatgaGTTGTGTGATGGTAACATTCG
This region of Triticum aestivum cultivar Chinese Spring chromosome 2D, IWGSC CS RefSeq v2.1, whole genome shotgun sequence genomic DNA includes:
- the LOC123049624 gene encoding GEM-like protein 7, whose amino-acid sequence is MDKAGHEHVIGIPVSSTAIGIEEPEFTNGDAKYSTSARTGGKSGRRTGDKFARGIKEHVSLGPKLYETVRGKLSLGARILQAGGVEKVFRRWFAVEKGEKLLNASQCYLSTTAGPIAGMLFVSTEKVAFRSDRSLALTTPKGDTVRVPYKVVVPLRRVKAANPSENQHRPEQKYVQLVTDDGFEFWFMGFVSYQASLQHLEQAIGAAGGGMKVQSSRGAGTGSGRRLRPTAA